The nucleotide sequence CGTGCCAAGCGACACAGCCGGAAACCAGCGTGGTACTGACGCTATGGCGAAAGCTACGCTCGGCGAACGGGGTCCAGCCGCAACGGGCGAGGATCGGCTGGCTGCTGACGGGCTTGCCCTGGGGTTCGGCTTTGATCAGCACCAGATCGGCCCAATAACCTTCGCGCAGATAACCGCGGTCATGGATGGCGAACAGATCTGCGACCCGGTGGCTGGTCTTGGCCACCAGGGTTGTCAGCGGCAGTAAGCCGTCGGCTACCAATTCCAGCAGCGCCGGCAGCGCGTGCTGCACCAACGGCAAGCCGCAAGGCGCCTCGCGATACTGCAGCTGTTTTTGCGTCCAGGTGTGGGGCGCGTGGTCAGTGCCGATCACATCCAGGCGGTTGCTCAGTAAAGCCTGGCGCAGCGCGTCACGATCGGCGCGGGTCTTGATCGCTGGATTGCATTTGATCTGATGGCCCAGGCGTGCGTAATCACGATCATCGAACAGCAAGTGATGCACGCAGACCTCAGCCGTGATGCGTTTTTCCGCCAAGGGCTTGTCTTCAAACAGCGCCAGTTCGCGAGCGCTGGTCAGGTGCAGCACATGCAGGCGTGTGCCATGGCGCCGGGCCAGTTCTACCGCCAGGGATGAGGAGCGGTAGCAGGCTTCGGCATCACGAATCAGCGGATGTGCGACGGCGGGGATGGCATCGCCAAAACGCGCTCTGAAGCGCTGTTCGTTGGCCTGGATGCTCGGCGTGTGTTCGCAGTGAGCCAGCAGGATGGTCGGCACCTGCGCGAACAGGCACTCCAGAATTCTGGGATCGTCCACCAGCATATTGCCGGTGGACGCTCCCATGAACACTTTGACCCCGGCCACGGTGCGCGGGTCGAGCGCCGCGACGGTATCGAGATTATCGTTGCTCACCCCAAAGTGAAAACCGTAGTTGGCCACCGAATCCCGGGCCGCTCGCGCCTGTTTGTCGGCCAATGCTGCAAGGGTTAAGGTCGCGGGCTGAGTGTTGGGCATGTCCATGAAGCTGGTGATGCCACCGGCCACCGCCGCTCGGGATTCGCTGTAGAAGCTGCCTTTGTCCGGCGCCCCGGGCTCGCGGAAATGCACTTGGTCGTCGATCATTCCTGGCAGCAGCCATTGGCCTTGGGCGTCGATCTCGATGGGGGCATTTTGCCCCTCGATGCTGCTGGCGATGGTGTCGATACGGCCGTTGGCGATCAGCAGGTCGGCATCGAATATTTGGCCTTCATTGACCAGGCGGGCGTTGCGGATCAGCACGCGGTGCATGTTCAAAACTCGTTTTGCAGGGCTTTGTAGCCGCGCACCAGATCAACGTTGGTACGCGCCACATCTTCGGAAAACTCCGAGGCGCTGACGCTCACGGGCGGGTAGAGCGACAGATCGGTGTGGGGACCGATGCGCGTGGTCGACGGCACATAGAACGCCGCGGGCAAATCGCGGCCATCGACCACCGAGTTGTGCCGTACCACGCAGCCATCGCCCACCACGCAATTGAACAACACGCTGTTGAAACCGATAAAAACCCGGTCACCCACGCTGCACGGCCCATGAACGATGGAGCGGTGGGCAATGGACGTGAATTGGCCAATGTTCACTGCCGCGCCGGATTTGGAGTGGATCACCACGCCATCCTGAATATTCGAATTGGCGCCGATGGTGATGGGATCCATGTCGCCATTGGCATCCACCTCGTCGGCGCGGATCACGGCGTAAGGGCCGACAAACACGTTTTCGCCGATGATGACCTTGCCGCAAATAATGGCGGTTTTATCGACGTAGGCCGACTCGGCAATCACGGGCAGGTCGCCGGAAGGGTTCTTGCGGATCATGCGGCAGGCTCCTTGAGGGGGGCGGTGAGGACATGGATCTGGTCGTGGTCGATGGCGTTGTAGAAGCAGGTCAGGCGCCCCGTATGGCAGGCCGGGCCTTGTTGATCGACGATCAACAGCACGGCATCGCCGTCGCAATCCAGCCGGGCTTCTATCAACCGTTGCCGATGACCGGAGCTTTCGCCCTTGCGCCACAACTGTTTGCGCGAGCGCGACCAGTAACAGACTTGTCGGGTCGCCAGGGTTTCGTCGAGTGCCTGACGATTCATCCAGGCCAGCATCAGCACCTCGCCACTGCCGTGTTGTTGCGCGATGGCCGCGATCAGGCCGGCACTGTTCCACGGCAGCGCGTCGAGTACGTGGTCGAGAGCAAAGCAATCCCCCGGCGCTGCCGTTTCCAGGTCGAGCATCGACAGTCTCATGGCTGGCGCAAAGCCTCGTACAAGGTGTCGAGGTTGTACTCAAACAACCCGATGAAGGTACTGGCCGGGCCTTTGGCGGCCAAGGCATCGGAGTACAGGGTGCCGCCGATCCGGGCACCACTTTCATCGGCAATCTGCTTGAGCAGGCGCGAGTCCTTGATGTTCTCCATGAACACCGCTTTGACCTTGTCCTGGCGGATCTGGGTGATCAGCGCCGCTACTTCGGCGGCCGACGGGTCGCGATCGGTGGACAGGCCTTGCGGCGCCAGGAAGTCGATGCCGTAGGCCTGGCCCAGATAACCAAAGGCGTCATGGGAGGTGACGATGCGGTGGTTGCCGGGCGGCAGCGAGCCGAGTTTGCGGTTGGCCTCGGCCAGCAGACGGTAGATCTGCTTCAGGTAGACCTGACTGTTGTGCTGATAATCGGCCTGGTTGGCCGGGTCGGCGGCGCTCAACGCCTTGGTGATGTTGTTTACATAGATTTCGGTATTCGCCAAATTGTGCCAGGCGTGCGGGTCGGGGAGGGTGTCGCCGTCTTCTTCCATGGTCCGGGCGATCACCCCTTTGCTGGCGGTGACAACCACGGCGCGGGTCTCGGTGCTGTTGATCAGGCGATCCAGCCACGGCTCGAAACCGAGGCCGTTCTTGATGATCAGACGTGCCTTGAGCAATGACTTGGCATCGTCCGGAGACGGTTCATAGGTGTGGGCGTCGGCGTCGGGACCGACCATGTTGCTGATCTGGATATGCTCGCCACCCACTTGCTGGGTGATATCGGCGAGGATGCTGAAACTGGTCACCACCTGGAGTTTTTCGCCCGCCTGGGCGGTCGTGAACGACAGCGCCAGCAACACACTGAACAGCACGGGAAGAGCACGCATCGATAGACACCTCATTGGGATGTAAGCAAAGGCGGGCGGCGCAGCAAACCATGCACCGGGCCGAACACCACGGACAGCAGATACAAACCGCCGGCCACCAGCACAATCGCCGGGCCGCTCGGCAGCGAGTAGTAGAACGACAGCAACAGACCCAACCACACCGACACGCATCCCGATACCGCCGAGACGGCGATCAACACCGGCAGGCGTCGGCTCCAGAAACGCGCCGCCGCTGCCGGCAGCATCATCAGTCCGACCACCATCAAGGCGCCGATGGCCTGGAAGCCGATCACCAGATTCAGTACCACCAGGGTCAGGAACAAGCCGTGTGCCAGCGGGCCGAGGCGGCTCACGGTTTGCAGGAAAAGTGGGTCGAGGGTGTCCAGCAGCAGCGGTTTGTAGATCAGTGCCATGGCGATCAGGCTGAAGCCGGACACCCAGAGCATGCCGGTCAAGGTCGGTCCGTCCACCGCCAACGCCGAACCGAAGAGCAGGTGCAGCAGGTCCAGGCGCTTGCCGGCGATGCCCAGGATTAATACGCCGATTGCCAGGGAGATCGGATAGATGGCGGCCAGGCTGGCATCTTCCCGCAGGCCGGTGCGCCGGGTGATCCAGGCGGCGAGCCCGGCCATGCTCAGGCCGGCACCGAGGCCACCTAGCGTCAGGGCAGGCAAGCTCAGGCCGGCAAACCAGAAACCCAGCGCGGCGCCGGGCAGGATGCCGTGGGCCACGGCGTCACCGATCAGGCTCATGCGCCGCAGGATTAGAAATACCCCAAGCGGCGCGGTGCTGCAGGCCAGGACCAAGCCGCCCAGCAGAGCGCGGCGCATAAACACGAACTCGTGGAACGGCAGCCAGAGATGGGTCGCGAAGTGCATCACGCGACCTGCATCCGCGGCTGCTGGAGAATCAGGTCTTTACTGGGTGCAAGCACGCAGCCGCTGCTTTTAATCTGCAGGGTCTGGGGCAGGTGTCGGCGCACGGCGGCCAGGTCATGGCAGACCACGACCAGGGTTCGTCTTTCGGCATGCCAAGCGTGGATGTGCTTCCATAACAGCGCTTGCCCTTCTTCATCCAGTGCGGCGTGGGGTTCGTCCAGCAGCAGTAGCGGCGCGTCGGCCAGGCTGAGACGCGCGAGCAGGGCGCGTTGCAATTCGCCGCCGGACAACGCCATCAAAGGCCGCCGCTCCAGACCGTCCAGGCACCAACCTTTCAACACGGCACGCAGGCGTTGGCGGCGCTGTAGTGGTGTCTCTTGGCTGCCCCAGAATCCAGCGGCCACCAGCTCTTCCAGGGTGATTGGAAACTGGCGGTCCAGGTAGTGCTGTTGCGCCAGGAACGACAGGCCGCCGCGTCGTGGAACCTGCAGAATGACGTTTCCGGCCAAGGGCTTCTGCAACCCCGCGATGACTTTCAACAAGCTGCTTTTGCCCGAACCGTTGGCACCGATGACGCCGGTGAGACTACCTTTGGCCAACGCTATATCGATCGCCGGTGTCAGCGGTTGGCCTGGAGCGCCCCAGCGCAATTGGTTGCACTTGATCACGTGGATGCCCTCGTCCAGCGGCTTTCGGCCACGGCGTCATGCGCGTGCAGGCTTTCGGCGTGAACCACCTTGAGGTGGAAAGCGTTGACGGCCGCTGAGCGTTGCAGCGCCAGGTTCAAGCGGCGAGCGGCATCCTCGCAAAACATCAGGTTCTGCCCGTTGGCCAGGGCGAAGGCTTGTTCGTCGGCACGTTTGACGGCGGTTTGCACGGCGGTGCCAAGGGCGGCTTCGGCATTGTCGATCAACTCAGCCAGCGGCAGGATTGGCTGCTGATTGTTCAGATGAATGTGTAGCTGGGCGCTGCTGCGTTGACTGTGGGGTGTGGCCACGATGCCTTTTACGCTGCCGAGCCAGGCCAGGACATCGGCGTGCTGCAGCGAGGTGTTGCCGAAGTCGTCGACAAATTGCTGCTGAATCAACTGCCTGGCGAGGGCGGCGGAGCAAGGGCAGGTGGAAGAATAAGTCACGTCAATTTTTAGTTCCACGTGGAACATCTGGTTTTCCAGGCGCGCTTCGATACTGACTGGGTAGGTCTTC is from Pseudomonas mucidolens and encodes:
- a CDS encoding dihydroorotase translates to MHRVLIRNARLVNEGQIFDADLLIANGRIDTIASSIEGQNAPIEIDAQGQWLLPGMIDDQVHFREPGAPDKGSFYSESRAAVAGGITSFMDMPNTQPATLTLAALADKQARAARDSVANYGFHFGVSNDNLDTVAALDPRTVAGVKVFMGASTGNMLVDDPRILECLFAQVPTILLAHCEHTPSIQANEQRFRARFGDAIPAVAHPLIRDAEACYRSSSLAVELARRHGTRLHVLHLTSARELALFEDKPLAEKRITAEVCVHHLLFDDRDYARLGHQIKCNPAIKTRADRDALRQALLSNRLDVIGTDHAPHTWTQKQLQYREAPCGLPLVQHALPALLELVADGLLPLTTLVAKTSHRVADLFAIHDRGYLREGYWADLVLIKAEPQGKPVSSQPILARCGWTPFAERSFRHSVSTTLVSGCVAWHDGQVQDSCQGLPLHFWR
- a CDS encoding DapH/DapD/GlmU-related protein; the encoded protein is MIRKNPSGDLPVIAESAYVDKTAIICGKVIIGENVFVGPYAVIRADEVDANGDMDPITIGANSNIQDGVVIHSKSGAAVNIGQFTSIAHRSIVHGPCSVGDRVFIGFNSVLFNCVVGDGCVVRHNSVVDGRDLPAAFYVPSTTRIGPHTDLSLYPPVSVSASEFSEDVARTNVDLVRGYKALQNEF
- the hisI gene encoding phosphoribosyl-AMP cyclohydrolase; translation: MRLSMLDLETAAPGDCFALDHVLDALPWNSAGLIAAIAQQHGSGEVLMLAWMNRQALDETLATRQVCYWSRSRKQLWRKGESSGHRQRLIEARLDCDGDAVLLIVDQQGPACHTGRLTCFYNAIDHDQIHVLTAPLKEPAA
- a CDS encoding metal ABC transporter substrate-binding protein; translated protein: MRALPVLFSVLLALSFTTAQAGEKLQVVTSFSILADITQQVGGEHIQISNMVGPDADAHTYEPSPDDAKSLLKARLIIKNGLGFEPWLDRLINSTETRAVVVTASKGVIARTMEEDGDTLPDPHAWHNLANTEIYVNNITKALSAADPANQADYQHNSQVYLKQIYRLLAEANRKLGSLPPGNHRIVTSHDAFGYLGQAYGIDFLAPQGLSTDRDPSAAEVAALITQIRQDKVKAVFMENIKDSRLLKQIADESGARIGGTLYSDALAAKGPASTFIGLFEYNLDTLYEALRQP
- a CDS encoding metal ABC transporter permease translates to MHFATHLWLPFHEFVFMRRALLGGLVLACSTAPLGVFLILRRMSLIGDAVAHGILPGAALGFWFAGLSLPALTLGGLGAGLSMAGLAAWITRRTGLREDASLAAIYPISLAIGVLILGIAGKRLDLLHLLFGSALAVDGPTLTGMLWVSGFSLIAMALIYKPLLLDTLDPLFLQTVSRLGPLAHGLFLTLVVLNLVIGFQAIGALMVVGLMMLPAAAARFWSRRLPVLIAVSAVSGCVSVWLGLLLSFYYSLPSGPAIVLVAGGLYLLSVVFGPVHGLLRRPPLLTSQ
- a CDS encoding ATP-binding cassette domain-containing protein, with the translated sequence MIKCNQLRWGAPGQPLTPAIDIALAKGSLTGVIGANGSGKSSLLKVIAGLQKPLAGNVILQVPRRGGLSFLAQQHYLDRQFPITLEELVAAGFWGSQETPLQRRQRLRAVLKGWCLDGLERRPLMALSGGELQRALLARLSLADAPLLLLDEPHAALDEEGQALLWKHIHAWHAERRTLVVVCHDLAAVRRHLPQTLQIKSSGCVLAPSKDLILQQPRMQVA
- the folE2 gene encoding GTP cyclohydrolase FolE2, translating into MNALTLPDIAAQASRQALPLDWVGMCGIALPILIDGQRLSAKVDAGVSLDDGEARGIHMSRLYLALERLEQEDLRPALLRQVLQHFLDSHEGLSGNAYLRIHVDLLLKRHALVSPLAGWKTYPVSIEARLENQMFHVELKIDVTYSSTCPCSAALARQLIQQQFVDDFGNTSLQHADVLAWLGSVKGIVATPHSQRSSAQLHIHLNNQQPILPLAELIDNAEAALGTAVQTAVKRADEQAFALANGQNLMFCEDAARRLNLALQRSAAVNAFHLKVVHAESLHAHDAVAESRWTRAST